A window from Gossypium raimondii isolate GPD5lz chromosome 7, ASM2569854v1, whole genome shotgun sequence encodes these proteins:
- the LOC105790942 gene encoding calcium-transporting ATPase 1, endoplasmic reticulum-type: MGRGEEDHGKREKISAASSKVENFPAWAKDVKQCEENFQTNRELGLSSAEVEKRREIYGWNELEKHEGTSIFQLILEQFNDTLVRILLLAAIISFVLAWLDGDEGGEKEITAFVEPLVIFLILIVNAIVGIWQESNAEKALEALKEIQSEQANVVRDGKKVSNLHAKELVPGDIVELRVGDKVPADMRVLTLISSTVRVEQGSLTGESEAVSKTAKVVPENTDIQGKKCMVFAGTTVVNGNCICMVTQIGMNTEIGKVHSQIHEASQSDDDTPLKKKLNEFGEVLTMIIGVICALVWLINVKYFLSWEYVDGWPSNFKFSFEKCTYYFEIAVALAVAAIPEGLPAVITTCLALGTRKMAQKNALVRKLPSVETLGCTTVICSDKTGTLTTNQMAVSKLIAMGSRPGTLRAFDVEGTTYNPFDGKIRGWAAGEMDANLQMIAKICAVCNDAGVEQSGSHYVATGMPTEAALKVLVEKMGLPEENGSSSGHGDHQRCCQAWNKLEQRIATLEFDRDRKSMGVIVNSSTGQKALLVKGAVENLLERSSFMQLRDGSIIELDQYSKDLILQSLHEMSTDALRCLGFAYKEEPFEFTTYNGDEDHPAHQLLLNPSNYSSIESKLIFAGLVGLRDPPRKEVRQAIEDCKAAGIRVMVITGDNKNTAEAICREIGVFGSSEDISSRSLTGKNFMDHPNQKNHLRQSGGLLFSRAEPRHKQEIVRLLKEDGEVVAMTGDGVNDAPALKLADIGVAMGIVGTEVAKEASDMVLADDNFSTIVAAVGEGRSIYNNMKAFIRYMISSNIGEVASIFLTSALGIPEGMIPVQLLWVNLVTDGPPATALGFNPPDKDIMKKPPRRSDDSLITAWILFRYLVIGLYVGIATVGVFIIWYTHHSFLGIDLSGDGHSLVTYSQLANWGKCDSWEGFSVSPFTAGSQVFKFDSDPCDYFHSGKIKASTLSLSVLVAIEMFNSLNALSEDGSLLTMPPWVNPWLLLAMSVSFGLHFLILYVPFLARVFGIVPLSTNEWLLVIAVAFPVILIDELLKFIGRRTTKLRYPAVPKSSKQKAE; the protein is encoded by the exons ATGGGGAGAGGTGAGGAAGACCATGGGAAGAGAGAAAAAATCAGTGCTGCTTCTTCCAAGGTAGAAAATTTTCCTGCTTGGGCAAAGGATGTGAAACAATGTGAAGAAAACTTCCAAACGAATCGAGAATTAGGATTATCAAGTGCTGAAGTTGAAAAAAGGAGGGAGATTTACGGATGGAATGAGTTAGAAAAGCATGAGGGCACATCAATATTTCAACTAATTCTGGAGCAATTTAATGACACATTAGTTAGGATATTATTGCTTGCTGCTATTATATCATTTGTTTTAGCTTGGTTAGATGGTGATGAAGGAGGGGAGAAGGAGATAACAGCTTTTGTGGAGCCGCTTGTTATATTCTTGATCTTGATAGTGAATGCCATTGTTGGAATATGGCAAGAAAGCAATGCAGAAAAAGCCTTGGAGGCTCTGAAGGAAATTCAATCAGAGCAGGCAAATGTAGTTCGAGATGGTAAGAAGGTCTCAAATTTGCATGCAAAGGAGCTTGTCCCAGGTGATATTGTGGAGTTGAGAGTTGGTGATAAGGTACCCGCAGATATGCGGGTTTTGACTTTGATAAGCTCAACTGTAAGAGTTGAACAGGGATCATTGACTGGAGAGAGTGAAGCTGTGAGCAAGACTGCGAAGGTTGTTCCCGAGAATACAGATATTCAAGGGAAGAAATGTATGGTTTTTGCTGGAACAACTGTGGTCAATGGAAATTGTATCTGCATGGTCACCCAGATAGGCATGAATACGGAGATTGGGAAGGTGCATTCACAGATTCATGAAGCATCGCAGAGCGATGATGATACCCCGTTAAAGAAGAAGTTGAATGAGTTTGGAGAGGTTCTAACAATGATAATTGGAGTGATTTGTGCGTTGGTTTGGCTTATTAATgtgaaatattttctttcttggGAATATGTTGATGGCTGGCCTAGCAACTTTAAGTTCTCATTTGAGAAGTGCACATATTACTTTGAAATTGCTGTTGCATTGGCTGTTGCTGCGATTCCAGAAGGTTTACCAGCAGTTATTACAACATGTCTGGCACTGGGAACCCGAAAGATGGCTCAAAAGAATGCACTTGTCCGTAAGCTGCCTAGTGTTGAGACTCTTGGTTGCACAACGGTTATCTGTTCTGATAAGACTGGTACTTTGACTACCAATCAGATGGCTGTTTCTAAGCTTATTGCTATGGGTTCAAGGCCTGGCACTCTGCGAGCTTTTGATGTGGAAGGAACTACTTATAATCCTTTTGATGGGAAAATTCGAGGCTGGGCTGCTGGTGAAATGGATGCCAATCTTCAAATGATTGCAAAGATTTGTGCTGTTTGCAATGATGCTGGTGTTGAGCAATCTGGGAGTCATTATGTTGCCACTGGAATGCCTACAGAGGCTGCACTAAAG gTTCTGGTTGAGAAAATGGGATTACCTGAAGAGAATGGCTCCTCTTCGGGTCATGGGGACCATCAAC GCTGCTGTCAAGCGTGGAACAAATTGGAGCAAAGGATTGCGACACTTGAGTTTGACCGTGATCGGAAGTCCATGGGAGTTATTGTGAATTCCAGCACAGGACAAAAGGCATTGCTAGTAAAG GGTGCTGTTGAGAATCTGTTGGAGAGGAGCTCTTTTATGCAGCTACGCGACGGCTCTATCATTGAACTAGATCAATATTCAAAGGATCTTATTTTACAGAGTCTTCATGAAATGTCAACAGATGCATTACGTTGCCTTGGTTTTGCATATAAGGAAGAGCCTTTTGAGTTCACGACATATAATGGTGATGAAGATCATCCAGCACATCAGCTTTTGCTTAATCCATCCAATTATTCTTCAATTGAGAGTAAACTTATTTTTGCCGGTTTAGTTGGGTTAAGG GATCCCCCTCGGAAAGAGGTTCGCCAAGCAATTGAGGACTGCAAAGCAGCTGGAATTCGTGTTATGGTCATTACAGGAGACAACAAGAACACAGCAGAAGCTATTTGTCGTGAAATTGGCGTATTTGGATCTTCTGAAGATATTAGTTCAAGAAGCTTAACTGGGAAGAACTTTATGGATCATCCTAATCAGAAAAATCATCTGAGGCAGAGTGGAGGTCTTTTATTTTCTCGGGCTGAGCCAAGGCACAAACAAGAGATAGTTAGGTTGCTGAAGGAGGATGGTGAAGTGGTTGCTATGACCGGGGATGGAGTTAATGATGCTCCTGCCTTGAAGTTGGCTGATATTGGAGTGGCAATGGGCATTGTGGGGACTGAG GTTGCAAAGGAAGCATCTGACATGGTGTTAGCAGATGATAACTTCAGCACTATAGTTGCTGCAGTTGGTGAGGGCAGATCCATTTACAACAACATGAAGGCCTTTATAAG GTATATGATATCCTCCAACATTGGTGAGGTTGCTTCTATATTTTTGACTTCTGCATTGGGGATTCCAGAAGGCATGATACCTGTTCAGCTTCTGTGGGTTAATCTTGTTACTGATGGACCTCCAGCAACTGCTCTAGGGTTCAATCCCCCTGACAAAGATATAATGAAGAAGCCTCCAAGACGAAGTGACGACTCACTAATCACTGCTTGGATCTTGTTCCGCTACCTG GTGATTGGGCTCTATGTGGGGATAGCCACTGTCGGGGTCTTCATCATATGGTACACCCACCATAGCTTCCTGGGCATTGATCTGAGTGGAGATGGGCATAGTCTTGTTACCTACTCCCAACTTGCTAACTGGGGTAAATGCGATTCTTGGGAAGGTTTTTCTGTGTCACCATTCACAGCAGGTTCCCAAGTGTTCAAATTCGATTCCGACCCATGCGACTACTTTCATTCAGGGAAAATCAAAGCCTCGACTCTTTCCCTCTCTGTCTTGGTAGCCATTGAAATGTTCAACTCCCTTAATGCCCTATCTGAAGATGGAAGCTTGTTAACGATGCCTCCTTGGGTGAACCCATGGCTCCTTTTAGCCATGTCAGTCTCATTCGGACTGCACTTCTTGATTCTGTATGTGCCATTTCTTGCTCGAGTGTTTGGGATTGTTCCCCTCAGCACCAATGAATGGCTGCTGGTAATTGCCGTTGCTTTCCCGGTAATTCTAATTGATGAGCTTCTCAAATTCATCGGCAGACGTACAACCAAGTTGCGCTACCCTGCTGTACCAAAATCTTCGAAGCAGAAAGCCGAGTGA